The Equus quagga isolate Etosha38 chromosome 2, UCLA_HA_Equagga_1.0, whole genome shotgun sequence genome has a window encoding:
- the SFRP5 gene encoding secreted frizzled-related protein 5, which translates to MRAAAGVARAAALALLLGALHPAPARGEEYDYYGWQAEPLHGRSYSKPPQCLDIPADLPLCHTVGYKRMRLPNLLEHESLAEVKQQASSWLPLLAKRCHSDTQVFLCSLFAPVCLDRPIYPCRSLCEAVRAGCAPLMEAYGFPWPEMLHCHKFPLDNDLCIAVQFGHLPATAPPVTKICAQCEMEHSADGLMEQMCSSDFVVKMRIKEIKIENGERKLIGAQKKKKLLKPGPLKRKDTKRLVLHMKNGASCPCPQLDSLAGSFLVMGRKVDGQLLLMAVYRWDKKNKEMKFAVKFMFSYPCSLYYPFFYGAAEPH; encoded by the exons ATGCGGGCGGCGGCGGGGGTCGCGCGGGCGGCTGCGCTGGCGCTGCTGCTGGGAGCGCTGCACCCGGCGCCGGCGCGCGGGGAGGAGTACGACTACTACGGCTGGCAGGCCGAGCCGCTGCACGGGCGCTCCTACTCCAAGCCGCCACAGTGCCTCGACATCCCCGCCGACCTGCCGCTCTGCCACACCGTGGGCTACAAGCGCATGCGGCTGCCCAACCTGCTGGAGCACGAGAGCCTGGCCGAGGTGAAGCAGCAGGCGAGCAGCTGGCTGCCGCTGCTGGCCAAGCGCTGCCACTCGGACACGCAGGTCTTCCTCTGCTCGCTCTTCGCGCCCGTCTGCCTCGACCGGCCCATCTACCCGTGCCGCTCGCTGTGCGAGGCCGTGCGCGCTGGCTGCGCGCCGCTCATGGAGGCCTACGGCTTCCCCTGGCCGGAGATGCTGCACTGCCACAAGTTCCCCCTGGACAACGACCTCTGCATCGCTGTGCAGTTCGGGCACCTGCCCGCCACCGCGCCTCCAG tGACCAAGATCTGCGCCCAGTGTGAGATGGAGCACAGCGCTGATGGCCTCATGGAGCAGATGTGCTCCAGCGACTTCG TGGTAAAAATGCGCATCAAGGAGATCAAGATAGAGAATGGGGAACGGAAGCTGATCGGagcccagaagaagaagaagctgcTCAAGCCGGGCCCCCTGAAGCGCAAGGACACCAAGAGGCTGGTGCTGCACATGAAGAACGGCGCCAGCTGCCCCTGCCCGCAGCTGGACAGCCTGGCCGGCAGCTTCCTGGTCATGGGCCGCAAAGTGGACGGACAGCTGCTGCTCATGGCTGTCTACCGCTGGGACAAGAAGAATAAGGAGATGAAGTTCGCAGTCAAATTCATGTTCTCCTACCCCTGCTCCCTCTACTACCCCTTCTTCTACGGGGCAGCTGAACCCCACTGA